Below is a window of Streptomyces sp. NBC_01429 DNA.
TCCACGTACTGGATGTATCCAGGGGCCGAGCCGGCGCGCAGCGCCACGTCCTCGCGCGTGAGCCCCAGCTCCTTCCGCCGTGTCACGATCCGCCGGCCCAGGTCGGACCGGTGCGTGGCCGAGCCCTCGGGGGCTCGCGCCGGGGTTTTCCCCGGGTTCTCCGGCATGGTGTCCACCTCTCCTCGGGCCGCCTGCGTTACGTAGGGGCACCTCTGTCACGCGGCGGAACGTTCCAGGACGACCTTCAGGGCTCCGCTGTCCGACGGAGCGGAGAACACGCCGTACGCCTCCTCCATCCGGTCCAGTGCGAAACCATGTGTGACCAGCGACGCGGTGGGCAGCCGGCCCGCGACCGTCATCCCCAGCAGTGTGGGGGTGGAGAAGGTGTCCACCAGCCCGGTGGTCAGCGTGAGGTCCTTGATCCAGAGGTCTTCGAGATGGAGCACCGCAGGTTTGCCGTGGACCCCGATATTGGCGACGTGCCCGCCGGGGCGCACCATCCGGGTGCACATCTCGAAGCTCTCCGGTACGCCCACCGCCTCGATGGTCACATCGGCTCCGGTGCCCCCGGTCAGTTCGGCCACCAGGCTCTCGGGGTCCTCGGCGGCGTTCACCACGGCGTCGGCACCGAGCCGGCGCGCGTGCTCCAGGCGGGAGGGGGCCAGGTCGATCGCGATGATCCGGCCGGGGCTGAACAGTCCGGCCGTCGCGATCGCGGCCAGTCCGATGGGTCCCGCGCCGACCACGACGACGGTATCGCCGGGCCGCACACAGCCGTTGAGCACTCCCACTTCGTAGGCGGTCGGGAAGATGTC
It encodes the following:
- a CDS encoding alcohol dehydrogenase catalytic domain-containing protein, yielding MKALVFHGPGQSSWDDVPDPAIKDLADAIIRVDAVTICGTDLHILKGDVPEVAPGTVLGHEAVGEVVEVGRDVRTVRPGDRVLASCISACGRCRFCREARYGQCLGGGGWVLGHLINGTQAEYARLPFADLSVHPLPGALASKDAVLLADIFPTAYEVGVLNGCVRPGDTVVVVGAGPIGLAAIATAGLFSPGRIIAIDLAPSRLEHARRLGADAVVNAAEDPESLVAELTGGTGADVTIEAVGVPESFEMCTRMVRPGGHVANIGVHGKPAVLHLEDLWIKDLTLTTGLVDTFSTPTLLGMTVAGRLPTASLVTHGFALDRMEEAYGVFSAPSDSGALKVVLERSAA